A genomic window from Deinococcus aetherius includes:
- a CDS encoding helix-turn-helix domain-containing protein — protein sequence MRGRAYSVDLRERIVRAVQQGMSQQQAARQFTVSVASVERYVRLEREGRELHPRPRPGRTVTVIPPQEHEALRAQLQHYPDLTLAEHAALWREGHPAASASTLVRRFKTLRLTGKKDAGRP from the coding sequence ATGCGAGGGCGAGCGTACAGTGTGGATTTGCGAGAGCGGATCGTGCGTGCCGTGCAGCAAGGGATGAGCCAACAGCAGGCTGCGAGGCAATTCACGGTCAGCGTGGCGAGCGTGGAGCGGTACGTGCGGCTGGAGCGTGAGGGCCGAGAGTTACACCCTCGGCCCCGTCCCGGACGGACGGTGACGGTGATTCCACCCCAGGAGCACGAGGCGCTGCGGGCTCAGCTTCAACACTACCCAGACTTGACCTTGGCCGAACATGCGGCGTTGTGGCGTGAGGGCCACCCGGCAGCGTCGGCGAGCACGCTGGTCCGGCGCTTCAAGACCTTGCGACTGACGGGAAAAAAAGACGCTGGCCGCCCTTGA
- a CDS encoding IS110 family RNA-guided transposase has protein sequence MVVLGIDVGKRELFVSLQETQSGTDVRVIGKRGPIANTAAGLHDLTTWLQKRTIGDVRVVMEATNVYWERCAHHFHAQGVAVSVVNPAQIKYFARSVLRRGKTDAMDAEIIARYGLVMQPGCWAPPSTTLIDLKHLTRERESVLGRRTQENNHLIALRDAHHASAVVITLAAQRLELLDRQLVALDEALHALVNTDQELQQQLKLLLTVPGFAFISAVTILAETAGFSRLSTGAEISAAAGMAPSPQQSGSKTGRGSISKTGNARLRRIAYLSALGAAKSNSRLKTFYEQLKARGKPPKVALTALGRKLLCIGLAVVKSGTPYQDDFGQSDARSDEFAHPALLCG, from the coding sequence ATGGTTGTCCTTGGCATTGACGTCGGCAAGCGGGAGCTGTTTGTGAGCCTACAGGAGACACAGAGCGGCACGGACGTTCGGGTGATTGGCAAGCGCGGCCCCATCGCCAACACCGCCGCTGGGCTGCACGACCTCACCACCTGGCTGCAGAAGCGGACTATTGGAGACGTTCGGGTGGTGATGGAAGCGACCAACGTGTATTGGGAGCGCTGCGCCCACCATTTCCACGCCCAGGGCGTCGCGGTAAGCGTGGTCAACCCGGCCCAGATCAAGTATTTCGCCCGCTCCGTGTTGCGCCGGGGAAAAACGGATGCCATGGATGCGGAGATCATTGCGCGGTACGGTCTGGTGATGCAGCCCGGGTGCTGGGCACCGCCCAGCACAACCCTGATCGATCTCAAGCACCTGACCCGTGAACGAGAATCGGTGCTTGGGAGACGCACACAGGAAAACAACCATCTCATCGCCCTTCGAGATGCCCACCATGCTTCAGCCGTCGTCATCACGCTCGCGGCACAGCGTCTCGAACTGCTAGATCGTCAGTTGGTGGCGTTGGACGAAGCGCTGCACGCCCTGGTAAACACCGACCAGGAGCTCCAGCAGCAACTGAAGTTGCTGCTGACGGTGCCCGGCTTTGCCTTCATCTCCGCCGTCACGATCCTGGCCGAGACCGCGGGCTTCAGTCGTCTGTCTACCGGAGCCGAAATCTCAGCAGCGGCCGGGATGGCCCCGTCGCCACAGCAATCGGGGTCAAAAACGGGACGAGGCAGCATCTCGAAGACGGGCAACGCCCGTCTCCGGCGGATCGCCTATTTGTCTGCGCTGGGCGCCGCCAAATCCAACAGCCGGTTGAAAACCTTCTACGAGCAGCTCAAGGCCCGCGGGAAACCCCCGAAAGTGGCGCTGACCGCGCTGGGACGCAAATTACTTTGCATAGGGTTGGCCGTGGTCAAGTCTGGGACGCCATATCAAGACGACTTTGGTCAATCTGACGCCCGCTCTGATGAGTTCGCTCACCCTGCACTTCTGTGCGGTTGA
- a CDS encoding IS110 family RNA-guided transposase, with translation MYLGVDISKATFDVVLLAENGRRHKVFANTRSGFENFASWLDGLQAGPQHIGMEATGRYHVPLAEFLHVSGHMVSVLNPARTKAYGLSRMSRNKTDKTDALLLAQYMQSEQPPAWSPARPEVQALTALVHRLEELEAARHQEFNRFEATTDVYVRRSLEAHMAYLDLEIHEMQARLAEHTHAHEELERQVALLTSIPGIGERTARKVLAEVRIEDFEHAKQVAAYAGLTPAQHVSGSSVRARSRLSKMGNASLRKALYFPAIAAMKWNPIIRAFCEQLRGRGKPKMVVLGAAMRKLLHLAFGVLKSGQPFRADFTPTP, from the coding sequence ATGTATCTGGGAGTCGACATCAGCAAAGCCACGTTCGACGTCGTGCTGCTGGCCGAAAACGGCCGACGCCACAAGGTCTTCGCCAACACCCGTTCAGGTTTCGAGAACTTCGCCTCTTGGCTGGATGGGCTTCAGGCAGGTCCACAGCACATCGGGATGGAGGCGACCGGCCGCTACCACGTGCCGCTGGCTGAGTTCCTGCATGTCAGCGGTCACATGGTGAGCGTGCTGAATCCAGCACGCACCAAGGCGTACGGCTTGAGTCGTATGAGTCGCAACAAGACGGACAAAACCGATGCACTCTTACTGGCGCAGTACATGCAGTCCGAACAACCGCCCGCCTGGTCTCCGGCGCGGCCTGAGGTTCAGGCCCTCACCGCCCTGGTGCACCGATTAGAAGAATTGGAGGCGGCCCGGCATCAGGAGTTCAACCGCTTCGAGGCCACGACGGACGTCTATGTGCGCCGCTCGCTCGAAGCGCATATGGCCTACCTCGACTTGGAAATCCACGAGATGCAAGCCCGGCTGGCCGAGCACACCCACGCCCACGAGGAGTTGGAGCGCCAGGTGGCGCTCCTGACGAGCATTCCCGGCATCGGGGAGCGCACCGCGCGCAAAGTGCTGGCTGAGGTGCGGATCGAGGATTTCGAGCACGCCAAACAGGTGGCCGCCTACGCGGGCTTAACGCCCGCTCAGCATGTCTCGGGTTCATCGGTGCGGGCCAGATCACGGTTGTCGAAGATGGGCAACGCGAGCCTGCGAAAAGCGCTGTATTTCCCGGCGATTGCGGCAATGAAGTGGAATCCAATCATCAGGGCCTTTTGTGAGCAGCTTCGAGGACGAGGCAAGCCGAAGATGGTGGTGCTGGGCGCGGCCATGCGCAAACTGCTGCACCTGGCCTTCGGCGTTCTCAAAAGCGGTCAGCCCTTTCGGGCTGACTTCACCCCAACCCCTTGA
- the lnt gene encoding apolipoprotein N-acyltransferase: MLALLAGVGLSLTFPPSWVGWLAPLPLAWLFRAVTNHSPERAFALTFTFAAAFFGILLLWLPDSLTPLFGPGVAALYPGLVGLLALTWAGTAALTRRVMGASTLWALPFAWTLLDSLRALGPFGFTWGSLGYAFAPTPLVQLADLGGLSLVGLLVAVAAAALADGRPRVLLGGAALLALGLVYGLTRPPDPPGNARALLVQGNIDPRAKAGGRRADELQRYLNLTRAGLAADPARLVVWPETAAPAAPTFPEVARALSALDVPLLLGAPTEQGGYRNSVYAFGGGRVTGRQDKVRLVPFGEFFPGRVVLDGTYRVVFRVLGLPALTGTVPGRTLAPLPVGKALVGALICYESTFPAFARAQVRRGARVLAVVSNDAWFGPSVGGEQHFQMGRVRAIETRRWVLRAGNDGVTAAIAPSGRVTARLPRGVTGVLPVSFAEAGTWTPYVRWGEWVTALSALVLLGLWLGTRTSRVKRWVERGLLTELRRVLNSAGDLRVTRFGVDGDKPRR, translated from the coding sequence TTGCTGGCCCTGCTGGCGGGGGTGGGGCTGTCCCTCACGTTTCCGCCCTCATGGGTGGGTTGGCTCGCCCCGCTGCCCCTGGCCTGGCTGTTTCGGGCGGTGACGAACCACTCCCCGGAACGGGCTTTCGCCCTGACCTTCACCTTCGCGGCCGCCTTTTTCGGGATCCTGCTGCTGTGGCTGCCGGACAGCCTGACACCGCTCTTCGGGCCCGGCGTGGCGGCACTGTACCCGGGGCTGGTGGGGCTGCTGGCCCTTACCTGGGCCGGGACTGCGGCCCTCACCCGCCGGGTGATGGGGGCGTCCACGCTCTGGGCCCTGCCGTTCGCGTGGACGCTGCTGGACAGTCTGCGCGCCCTGGGCCCGTTCGGCTTTACCTGGGGCAGCCTGGGGTATGCCTTCGCGCCGACCCCGCTCGTCCAACTCGCCGATCTCGGCGGCCTCTCCCTGGTGGGGCTGCTCGTCGCGGTGGCGGCGGCGGCCCTGGCGGACGGACGGCCCCGCGTGCTGCTGGGCGGCGCGGCGCTGCTGGCCCTGGGCCTCGTGTACGGCCTCACCCGGCCGCCCGACCCGCCGGGCAACGCCCGGGCGCTGCTGGTGCAGGGCAACATCGACCCGCGGGCCAAAGCCGGAGGGCGCCGCGCCGATGAACTCCAGCGCTACCTCAACCTGACGCGGGCGGGCCTGGCGGCGGACCCGGCGCGGCTGGTGGTGTGGCCGGAGACGGCCGCCCCGGCCGCTCCCACCTTCCCGGAGGTGGCCCGCGCGCTGAGTGCCCTGGACGTACCGCTGCTGCTGGGAGCCCCGACCGAGCAGGGCGGATACCGCAACAGCGTGTACGCCTTTGGCGGGGGCCGGGTCACCGGCCGACAGGACAAGGTGCGTCTGGTGCCGTTCGGGGAATTCTTCCCGGGCCGGGTCGTGCTTGACGGCACGTACCGGGTCGTGTTCCGCGTCCTGGGGCTGCCGGCCCTGACGGGCACCGTCCCCGGCCGCACCCTGGCGCCGCTGCCAGTGGGGAAGGCTCTGGTGGGCGCGCTGATCTGTTACGAGTCGACGTTTCCGGCCTTCGCCCGCGCCCAGGTGCGGCGCGGCGCGCGAGTGCTGGCGGTGGTGTCGAACGACGCCTGGTTCGGGCCGTCGGTGGGCGGCGAGCAGCACTTCCAGATGGGGCGCGTGCGGGCCATCGAGACCCGCCGCTGGGTGCTGCGGGCGGGCAACGACGGGGTGACGGCGGCCATCGCCCCCTCCGGGCGGGTCACGGCCCGGCTGCCCCGAGGGGTCACCGGGGTGCTGCCGGTGTCCTTCGCGGAGGCCGGGACTTGGACGCCGTACGTCCGCTGGGGAGAGTGGGTCACGGCGCTGAGCGCGCTGGTGTTGCTGGGTCTGTGGCTGGGCACACGCACGTCCAGGGTGAAGCGATGGGTCGAGCGCGGGCTCCTCACGGAGTTACGACGGGTCCTCAACAGTGCGGGTGACCTGAGGGTGACCCGGTTTGGCGTAGATGGAGATAAGCCTCGAAGATAG
- a CDS encoding cation diffusion facilitator family transporter — protein sequence MDRTLRLAQYSLLLGLLILALKAGAYRLTGSVALYSDALESIINVVASGAALLALSVARKPADADHPYGHAKAEYFSAVLEGVLIVLAAISIIYSAYQDLRAPKPLEALGLGLLVSSGATLLNAGYGMYLVRAGRRLRSPALMADGQHLMTDVVTSGGVLVALGLVALTGWTLLDPIMAILVALNILWVGGRLVRSSARSLLDEAAPPETQALVRRLVAEYAEGALEAHDLRTRHAGRLTFIDFHLVVPDHLTVGQAHAICDRLEGVIEREVPGSEVTIHVEPEGAAKHRGVLVL from the coding sequence ATGGACCGCACCCTTCGCCTGGCCCAGTACAGCCTGCTGCTCGGCCTGCTGATTCTCGCCTTGAAAGCAGGCGCGTACCGGCTGACCGGAAGCGTCGCGCTGTACTCCGACGCGCTGGAGAGCATCATCAACGTCGTCGCCTCCGGCGCGGCCCTCCTCGCCCTGTCGGTCGCGCGCAAGCCCGCCGACGCCGACCATCCCTACGGCCATGCCAAGGCCGAGTATTTCTCTGCCGTGCTCGAAGGTGTGCTGATCGTTTTGGCCGCCATCAGCATCATCTACAGCGCCTACCAGGACCTCCGGGCCCCCAAACCCCTGGAAGCGCTGGGGCTGGGCCTGCTCGTCTCGTCGGGGGCGACCCTGCTGAACGCGGGGTACGGCATGTATCTGGTCCGCGCCGGGCGACGCCTGCGGTCTCCCGCACTGATGGCCGACGGCCAGCACCTGATGACCGATGTCGTCACCAGCGGAGGCGTGCTGGTCGCCCTGGGCCTGGTGGCCCTGACCGGCTGGACCCTCCTCGACCCGATCATGGCGATCCTGGTGGCGCTCAACATCCTGTGGGTCGGCGGACGGCTCGTCCGCTCCTCGGCGCGCAGTCTGCTCGACGAGGCCGCCCCTCCCGAGACGCAGGCCCTGGTCAGGCGGCTGGTGGCCGAGTACGCCGAGGGGGCGCTGGAGGCCCACGACCTGCGCACCCGCCACGCGGGCCGCCTGACCTTCATCGATTTTCACCTCGTGGTGCCCGATCACCTCACGGTGGGGCAGGCCCACGCCATCTGTGACCGGCTGGAAGGGGTCATCGAGCGGGAGGTGCCGGGGAGTGAGGTCACGATCCACGTGGAGCCTGAGGGGGCGGCCAAGCACCGGGGGGTGCTCGTCCTTTGA
- a CDS encoding ArsR/SmtB family transcription factor produces the protein MRTASQDDVCEVACVHPEAVARARSTQPDASCVEDATGLLKVVADPTRFRILSALNTGELCVCDLAAVVGISESAVSHQLRLLRAHRLVTFRKEGRIAYYRLLDQHITELISSAVDHVRE, from the coding sequence ATGAGAACCGCCTCTCAAGACGACGTGTGCGAGGTGGCCTGCGTCCACCCTGAGGCGGTCGCCCGCGCCCGTTCCACGCAGCCTGACGCGAGCTGTGTCGAGGACGCCACCGGCCTCCTGAAGGTGGTGGCCGATCCCACGCGATTCCGCATTCTCAGCGCCCTGAACACCGGGGAACTGTGCGTGTGCGACCTGGCCGCCGTGGTGGGGATCAGCGAGAGTGCGGTGAGCCACCAGCTCCGACTTCTGCGAGCCCACCGCCTGGTGACGTTCCGCAAGGAGGGGCGCATCGCCTACTACCGCCTGCTCGACCAGCACATCACGGAGCTGATCAGCAGCGCGGTGGACCACGTCCGCGAGTGA
- a CDS encoding SCO family protein: MNDVTLPSATRPVRRPVWQSLLWAILAVTLLLGGVWAYARFKSPFPFSGTVYDPQTTAPALTGTGEDGRPFALSSLRGQTVAVFFGFLHCANICPTTLASLERVRQVLPEAERANFRTVLVTLDPARDDVKKLREYVTFFSPSARGVFIPEPGLSDTAAAWGVGYQKSDVKSESTYQINHTTGVYLIDREGRRRLVWDYTQLTNVDRVAADVREVMR; this comes from the coding sequence ATGAACGACGTGACCCTCCCCTCTGCCACCCGGCCGGTCAGGCGCCCCGTCTGGCAGTCCCTGCTGTGGGCAATCCTGGCCGTCACCCTGCTGCTGGGCGGCGTCTGGGCCTATGCCCGCTTCAAGAGTCCCTTCCCCTTCTCCGGCACGGTGTACGACCCGCAGACGACCGCGCCCGCCCTCACCGGCACCGGGGAGGACGGGCGACCCTTCGCCCTGAGTTCCCTGCGGGGGCAGACGGTCGCCGTGTTCTTCGGCTTCCTGCACTGTGCGAACATCTGCCCGACCACCCTGGCCTCCCTGGAGCGGGTGCGTCAGGTATTGCCGGAAGCGGAGCGGGCTAACTTCCGCACGGTGCTCGTGACCCTCGACCCCGCCCGGGACGACGTGAAGAAGCTGCGCGAGTACGTCACGTTCTTCAGCCCCTCGGCCAGGGGCGTCTTCATCCCGGAGCCCGGTCTGAGTGACACCGCGGCCGCCTGGGGAGTGGGGTACCAGAAATCAGACGTCAAGAGTGAGTCGACCTACCAGATCAACCACACCACCGGCGTGTACCTGATCGACCGCGAGGGACGGCGGCGCCTGGTCTGGGATTATACCCAGCTCACGAACGTGGACCGGGTGGCCGCCGACGTGCGGGAGGTGATGCGGTGA
- a CDS encoding cation diffusion facilitator family transporter, whose product MSEHGHSHGANASTRQLTLALGLTGTFLVVEVFYAFISGSLALLSDAGHMLTDVMALALSLFAIRIGQRAADRRRTFGYRRAEILAAAVNAGALFAIGMYILFEAYRRLREPVEIQSTTMLTVAVLGLIVNVISARILVGGSQGSLNVKSAYLEVVSDLLGSVAVIVGALLIRFTGLTWIDPVLGALIGLWVLPRTWTLLRASVNVLLEGVPEGLDLDVLRGDLAALPDVTEVHDLHVWSVTSGEHNLTAHLVTNTPGPDLLARVHEVAERHGIEHSTVQLEPPGAHAGHEGHLHP is encoded by the coding sequence ATGAGTGAGCACGGGCACAGCCACGGGGCGAACGCGAGCACCCGGCAACTCACCCTCGCCCTGGGGCTGACCGGCACCTTTCTGGTGGTCGAGGTCTTTTACGCCTTCATCTCGGGCAGCCTGGCGCTGCTCTCCGACGCCGGGCACATGCTCACCGACGTGATGGCGCTGGCCCTGTCCCTGTTCGCCATCCGCATCGGGCAGCGTGCGGCCGACCGCAGGCGCACCTTTGGCTACCGCCGCGCGGAGATTCTGGCCGCGGCGGTGAACGCCGGGGCGCTCTTCGCCATCGGGATGTACATTCTCTTCGAGGCTTACCGCCGTCTGCGCGAGCCGGTCGAGATCCAGAGCACCACGATGCTGACCGTCGCGGTGCTGGGCCTCATAGTGAATGTCATCAGCGCCCGCATCCTCGTGGGCGGCAGTCAGGGCAGCTTGAACGTGAAATCCGCCTACCTGGAGGTGGTCAGCGACCTGCTGGGCTCGGTGGCCGTGATCGTCGGGGCCCTGCTGATCCGTTTCACCGGACTGACCTGGATCGACCCGGTGCTCGGCGCGCTCATTGGTCTGTGGGTGCTGCCGCGCACCTGGACGCTGCTGAGGGCGAGCGTGAACGTGTTGCTCGAGGGCGTCCCTGAAGGCCTTGACCTCGACGTGCTGCGGGGAGACCTCGCGGCCCTGCCTGACGTGACCGAGGTGCACGACCTGCACGTCTGGAGCGTGACCAGCGGCGAGCACAACCTGACCGCCCACCTGGTCACGAACACGCCGGGACCGGACCTGCTCGCCCGGGTCCACGAGGTCGCCGAGCGGCACGGCATCGAGCACAGCACCGTGCAACTGGAACCCCCCGGCGCCCACGCCGGGCACGAAGGACACCTCCACCCATGA
- a CDS encoding DUF305 domain-containing protein, with protein sequence MQRRVQRNRLIPALGAGLVGAAVVGGTLAFTWPRAPAEGSADVTFARDMSAHHAQAVEMSVTVVKRAADPAVKLLAQDILLTQQAQIGQMSGWLMAWGRPLAGSEAPMAGMDRGSMGLATPQQVQELAYLPVRVAETQYLKVMRRHHQGGVTMAQSALKHVNRPEVRAFAERVVTAQTSEIGAIDALLAKRGIRPQTPPEATKDETAPAPMDGMTHE encoded by the coding sequence ATGCAGCGGCGCGTACAACGGAACCGTTTGATTCCCGCGCTGGGTGCGGGGCTCGTTGGGGCGGCCGTGGTGGGAGGTACGCTGGCCTTCACCTGGCCGCGTGCCCCCGCCGAGGGCAGCGCGGACGTGACCTTTGCCCGCGACATGAGCGCCCACCACGCCCAGGCGGTCGAGATGAGCGTCACGGTGGTCAAGCGCGCGGCGGACCCGGCGGTGAAGCTGCTCGCGCAGGACATCCTGCTCACCCAGCAGGCCCAGATCGGGCAGATGAGCGGCTGGCTGATGGCCTGGGGCCGCCCGCTCGCGGGCTCCGAGGCGCCGATGGCCGGGATGGACCGGGGGAGCATGGGTCTGGCGACGCCTCAGCAGGTTCAGGAACTCGCGTACCTCCCGGTGAGGGTGGCCGAGACCCAGTACCTGAAGGTGATGCGCCGCCACCACCAGGGTGGGGTGACGATGGCGCAGTCCGCCCTGAAGCACGTGAACCGACCGGAGGTCCGCGCGTTCGCCGAGCGGGTCGTCACCGCGCAGACCTCGGAGATCGGGGCCATCGACGCGCTCCTTGCCAAGCGGGGCATTCGCCCACAGACACCCCCCGAGGCCACGAAAGACGAGACGGCCCCGGCCCCGATGGACGGCATGACCCATGAGTGA
- a CDS encoding DUF3105 domain-containing protein: MNRLILLALPALLAACSQGGGDIEGIKTFKNKGGAHQEGRIPYAQTPPPGGPHNPAWQNCGVYNRPLYDEYAVHSLEHGAVWLSYKQGLPTDQIETLKKVVDGRTYTLLSPHETQSAPLVLTAWNAQLEVQDINDPRVGKFLQKYEQGGEAPEIGASCSGAYNGTV, from the coding sequence ATGAACAGACTGATCCTGCTGGCCCTGCCCGCGCTACTTGCCGCCTGCTCCCAGGGGGGTGGCGACATCGAGGGCATCAAGACATTCAAGAACAAGGGCGGCGCCCACCAGGAGGGCCGCATCCCCTACGCCCAGACGCCCCCGCCCGGCGGCCCCCACAACCCCGCCTGGCAGAACTGCGGGGTGTATAACCGGCCCCTCTACGACGAGTACGCGGTGCACAGCCTCGAACACGGTGCCGTGTGGCTCAGCTATAAACAGGGCTTGCCCACCGACCAGATCGAGACGCTGAAGAAGGTGGTGGACGGCCGCACCTACACCCTGCTCTCCCCGCACGAGACGCAGAGCGCGCCGCTGGTCCTCACCGCGTGGAATGCCCAGCTCGAAGTGCAGGACATCAATGACCCGCGCGTGGGGAAATTTCTCCAGAAGTACGAGCAGGGGGGCGAGGCCCCGGAGATCGGTGCGTCATGCAGCGGCGCGTACAACGGAACCGTTTGA
- a CDS encoding signal peptidase II, whose amino-acid sequence MSARSRGWPLAAILALLITEGLLKSWAVANLTPGVDRTLLPGVLHLDFTLNPGMAWGLLGSFPASLAIVRLLVGLVIVAALLSGRLPGGQRWPLALIAAGALGNALDGLARGAVVDYLTSPSLDAVSGTLGGGRFPIFNLSDVLVCAGVAGLLLSAGWRERQARRGRHPTPTSRAATHIEENP is encoded by the coding sequence GTGAGCGCGAGATCACGCGGGTGGCCGCTGGCCGCGATTCTGGCCCTGCTGATCACGGAGGGTCTGCTCAAGAGCTGGGCGGTGGCGAACCTCACGCCCGGCGTCGACCGGACCCTGCTGCCGGGGGTGCTGCACCTGGACTTTACGCTGAACCCGGGGATGGCCTGGGGGCTGCTGGGCAGCTTCCCGGCCTCCCTGGCAATCGTGCGCCTGCTCGTGGGGCTGGTGATCGTGGCCGCGCTGCTCTCGGGTCGCCTGCCCGGTGGGCAGCGCTGGCCGCTGGCCCTGATCGCCGCGGGCGCTCTCGGGAACGCCCTGGACGGCCTCGCGCGCGGCGCGGTCGTCGACTACTTGACCTCGCCCTCGCTCGACGCCGTGTCCGGGACACTTGGCGGTGGCCGTTTCCCGATCTTCAACCTGTCGGACGTGCTGGTGTGCGCCGGGGTGGCGGGGTTGCTCCTGAGCGCCGGGTGGAGAGAACGTCAGGCGCGCCGCGGCAGACATCCTACTCCCACGTCCCGTGCGGCCACGCACATCGAGGAGAATCCATGA
- a CDS encoding ZIP family metal transporter, with protein sequence MAATLLGGVVATFRTPGERLRSFVQHFAAGVVFAAVAGELLPEITRGHQPLGVVIGFSLGVGLMLVIRQLAQRLERPIQEGGPARNGNVGLVTVVGIDVLIDGLLIGVGFAAGARVGTLLVVALTLELLFLGVSVASSLGQSGTPRGRTILTVAGLSLLVMLGALLGGTLLQGLTGLALEVVLSFGAAALLYLVTEELLTEAHEVQETPVITAAFFAGFVALYLLELAA encoded by the coding sequence GTGGCGGCCACCCTGCTCGGCGGGGTGGTGGCCACCTTCCGGACGCCCGGCGAGCGGCTGCGCTCTTTCGTTCAGCACTTCGCCGCGGGCGTGGTGTTCGCCGCCGTGGCAGGCGAGTTGCTGCCTGAAATCACGCGGGGCCATCAACCGCTGGGCGTGGTGATCGGTTTCTCGCTGGGCGTGGGCTTGATGCTCGTTATCCGGCAACTGGCCCAGCGGCTGGAACGTCCCATCCAGGAGGGCGGCCCCGCTCGCAACGGGAACGTCGGCCTGGTGACCGTGGTTGGCATCGACGTGCTGATCGACGGCCTCTTGATCGGCGTGGGCTTCGCGGCAGGCGCGCGGGTGGGGACGCTGCTGGTGGTGGCCCTGACGCTGGAACTGCTGTTCCTGGGCGTCTCGGTGGCCTCCAGTCTGGGTCAGTCCGGCACGCCCCGGGGCCGCACGATTCTGACGGTGGCCGGGTTGAGCCTGCTGGTGATGCTGGGCGCGCTGCTGGGGGGAACGCTCCTCCAGGGACTGACCGGCCTCGCCCTGGAGGTCGTGCTGTCCTTCGGCGCGGCGGCCCTGCTGTACCTGGTGACTGAGGAACTGCTCACCGAGGCGCACGAGGTCCAGGAGACGCCCGTGATCACCGCCGCCTTCTTCGCGGGATTCGTGGCCCTGTACCTGCTGGAGCTGGCGGCGTGA
- a CDS encoding glutaredoxin family protein, producing MPEITLYTVPNCADCQAVKRLLTSHGATFTEKNVRGDPGALAEMQARADVRIAPVTVIGGQVCSGPFAEQRPQILAALRGGSALS from the coding sequence ATGCCTGAGATCACGCTCTACACCGTTCCGAACTGCGCGGACTGCCAGGCCGTCAAGCGGCTCTTGACCTCCCACGGCGCCACCTTCACCGAGAAGAACGTCCGGGGTGACCCGGGGGCCCTCGCCGAGATGCAGGCCAGGGCGGATGTCCGGATCGCCCCCGTCACCGTGATCGGTGGGCAGGTCTGCTCCGGCCCCTTCGCTGAGCAGCGCCCCCAGATTCTGGCCGCCCTGCGGGGGGGAAGCGCCCTCTCTTGA